A DNA window from Coffea arabica cultivar ET-39 chromosome 6c, Coffea Arabica ET-39 HiFi, whole genome shotgun sequence contains the following coding sequences:
- the LOC113693208 gene encoding uncharacterized protein, whose amino-acid sequence MRRLFATLLVYSCPNDPPALWTKFEDVMSEDFLRCKTLIASQVRTKVLDQINGFLQSMGKTISSFNLYPYDFSMDDMESQTRELNVERNIIVAVANLDACIPLNQKQKEPFNVICEKVYNNKSGAFFIDGPGSTGKTFLYRALLADIRSKGHIVLTTATSGIAASILPGGRTAHLRFKIPIDISNGGTCRISKQSSLTTLIRESKLIIWDEAPMCKRAAIEALDDLLKNIMNSNEIFGGKVVVFGGDFRQTLLIVHSGTKAETVNACLINSLLWPCLQKLQLTKNMRAKLDPLFTQILLKIGDGLEQADSGDSVVIPSSILIKYTNEVDSLERLIDAVYPDINSISENATLSLNRAILTTKNYFVDEINDLMIEKFPGESIEYISFDQTVDPNHQAEYVNFLNTLSPSGLPPHRLVLRPHEPIILLRNLDPTEGLCNGTRLICKSLTKNVIHAQIAVGHFTSKKVFIHRIPLQPTNDEQYLVPYKRTQFPVRLCFAMTINKSQGQTLDFVGLYLKEPVFSHGQLYVALSHARTSNAARVLIKPEYFSSNDIDCTKNIVYREIFDQSCYLSKSKYPTLLAAFFL is encoded by the coding sequence ATGAGAAGATTGTTTGCAACCCTGCTGGTTTATTCATGCCCCAATGATCCGCCAGCATTGTGGACTAAATTTGAAGATGTTATGTCTGAAGATTTTCTTAGATGCAAAACCTTAATAGCAAGCCAAGTTAGGACAAAGGTACTTGATCAAATAAATGGCTTCTTACAATCTATGGGGAAAACCATTTCTTCATTCAACTTGTACCCCTATGATTTCTCAATGGATGATATGGAAAGTCAGACAAGAGAGTTAAATGTGGAAAGAAACATAATTGTTGCAGTAGCTAATTTGGATGCTTGTATTCCGTTGaatcaaaagcaaaaagaaCCATTTAATGTCATTTGTGAAAAAGTTTACAACAACAAAAGTGGTGCTTTCTTCATTGATGGTCCAGGGAGTACCGGAAAAACTTTTTTATATCGTGCATTACTCGCTGATATAAGGTCAAAAGGTCATATTGTACTTACTACCGCAACATCTGGCATAGCTGCTTCAATCCTTCCTGGAGGAAGAACAGCTCACTTACGATTCAAAATCCCAATAGATATTTCTAATGGAGGAACTTGTCGCATCAGTAAGCAAAGCTCTCTAACAACTTTGATCAGAGAATCAAAGTTGATCATTTGGGATGAGGCTCCAATGTGTAAACGAGCAGCTATTGAAGCATTGGATGATCTGCTTAAAAACATCATGAACtcaaatgaaatttttggaggAAAGGTAGTGGTTTTTGGAGGAGATTTTAGGCAAACATTACTGATTGTTCATAGTGGAACTAAGGCTGAAACAGTTAATGCTTGCTTGATTAATTCTCTCTTGTGGCCCTGCCTGCAAAAGTTACAATTAACTAAAAACATGAGAGCAAAATTAGATCCATTGTTTACACAAATTCTATTGAAAATAGGAGATGGTTTAGAACAGGCAGACAGCGGTGATTCAGTTGTTATACcatcttcaattttgatcaAGTACACCAATGAGGTTGATTCACTTGAAAGACTAATAGATGCTGTCTATCCTGATATTAACAGTATATCAGAAAATGCAACTTTGTCTTTGAACAGAGCAATACTGACAACAAAAAACTACTTTGTTGATGAAATCAATGATCTGATGATAGAAAAGTTTCCAGGAGAAAGCATTGAATATATCAGTTTTGATCAAACAGTTGACCCAAATCATCAGGCTGAGTATGTTAATTTCCTTAACACATTAAGTCCAAGTGGTTTACCTCCTCACAGGCTTGTGCTTAGGCCACATGAACCAATAATTTTGTTACGAAATCTTGATCCAACTGAAGGGCTATGCAATGGAACAAGACTAATCTGCAAGTCTTTGACTAAAAATGTCATTCATGCACAGATAGCAGTTGGTCACTTTACTAGCAAAAAAGTCTTCATACATAGGATTCCTTTGCAACCTACAAATGATGAGCAATACCTTGTTCCTTACAAAAGGACTCAGTTTCCTGTTCGTTTATGTTTTGCTATGACTATCAACAAATCTCAAGGACAAACACTTGATTTTGTTGGTCTGTATTTGAAGGAACCTGTGTTCTCCCACGGACAATTATATGTTGCTTTGTCCCATGCAAGAACATCAAATGCTGCTCGAGTTTTGATTAAACCAGAgtattttagctcaaatgataTTGATTGCACAAAAAATATAGTTTATAGAGAAATATTTGACCAATCTTGTTATCTATCTAAAAGTAAATATCCAACTTTACTTGCTGCCTTTTTTCTGTGA